In Gemmatimonadaceae bacterium, a genomic segment contains:
- a CDS encoding PadR family transcriptional regulator → MARQTNDILQGTLALLVLKSLHAQGAMHGYAITAHIQRVSAELLRVEEGSLYPALHRMAQDGWVRAEWGTTEKNREAKFYTITAAGRKQLALEEERWARLREGVTRVLRYA, encoded by the coding sequence ATGGCTCGCCAGACGAACGACATCCTCCAAGGCACCCTCGCGCTGCTCGTGCTCAAGTCGCTCCATGCGCAGGGCGCGATGCACGGCTACGCCATCACCGCGCACATCCAGCGCGTGTCCGCCGAGCTGCTGCGCGTCGAAGAAGGCTCGCTCTACCCCGCCCTCCACCGCATGGCGCAAGACGGCTGGGTGCGCGCCGAATGGGGCACCACCGAAAAGAATCGCGAAGCCAAGTTCTACACGATCACCGCCGCCGGCCGAAAGCAGCTCGCGCTCGAGGAAGAGCGCTGGGCCCGGCTGCGCGAGGGCGTGACGCGCGTCCTGCGCTACGCCTGA
- a CDS encoding FecR domain-containing protein translates to MTADFSSGNIDQAGAPDWDAVARFLAGESSPAEAAAVRAWLDANPRDRDLLARLDEVAVPLVTANDVDVEAALARVHERMRTTPTLTVARGRGWSSNRNRFLFVAAAAAAAAVIAGVIIRPGMHTNAGVARTYATTTGQRDSVLLADGSRVTLGPRSTLVVPADFASHRSVQLTGDAFFDVHHDAANRFSVRVNGAVIEDVGTTFSIESDAVDATSVSVVSGSVRLRGGNTAEAAGVVLAAGDRGDIDASGRTRVARQVVGADDVAWTSGKLVFRDAPLSQVAAELQRWYGVTLQADDSMMTRRHVTTTFNGESIDQALRILELTLDARIIRQGDSATIHSARGASGSR, encoded by the coding sequence ATGACCGCCGATTTTTCCTCAGGTAACATCGACCAGGCAGGCGCTCCCGATTGGGATGCCGTCGCCCGTTTCCTTGCCGGCGAAAGTTCGCCTGCCGAGGCAGCGGCCGTGCGTGCCTGGTTGGATGCCAATCCGCGCGATCGTGACCTGCTCGCGCGGTTGGACGAGGTGGCGGTGCCTCTCGTTACGGCGAATGACGTCGACGTCGAAGCGGCGCTCGCGCGAGTGCACGAACGCATGCGCACGACGCCGACTCTTACGGTCGCGCGCGGGCGTGGCTGGTCGTCGAACCGCAATCGTTTCCTCTTCGTGGCCGCGGCGGCCGCTGCCGCGGCGGTGATCGCCGGCGTCATCATTCGCCCAGGAATGCACACGAACGCCGGCGTCGCTCGCACCTATGCGACGACCACCGGCCAGCGCGATTCGGTGCTGCTCGCCGACGGCTCTCGCGTCACGCTCGGTCCGCGCAGCACGCTCGTCGTTCCGGCTGACTTTGCGTCGCATCGATCCGTGCAGTTGACGGGTGATGCGTTCTTCGACGTCCATCACGATGCGGCGAACCGGTTTTCGGTGCGCGTGAACGGAGCTGTGATCGAAGACGTCGGCACGACGTTCAGCATCGAGAGCGATGCCGTGGACGCGACCAGCGTTTCTGTGGTCAGCGGCAGCGTCCGCTTGCGCGGCGGGAACACCGCCGAAGCCGCGGGTGTTGTATTGGCGGCGGGCGATCGCGGCGACATCGATGCGAGTGGACGCACTCGCGTCGCCCGCCAGGTCGTCGGCGCCGACGACGTCGCATGGACGTCCGGCAAGTTGGTATTCCGAGATGCACCGTTGAGCCAAGTGGCCGCGGAGTTGCAGCGCTGGTACGGGGTGACCTTGCAGGCTGATGATTCGATGATGACCCGGCGACACGTCACGACGACCTTCAACGGCGAGTCGATCGACCAGGCGCTGCGCATTCTCGAGCTGACCCTCGACGCCCGCATCATTCGGCAGGGCGACAGCGCCACGATTCACTCGGCTCGCGGAGCGTCCGGGTCGCGGTGA
- a CDS encoding NAD-dependent epimerase/dehydratase family protein: MTDMPNRRDFIRAGASGMLAIAGMRWPDIAPKPLDILILGGTGFIGPHLVRHAVARGHRITIFTRGRHDADLPDTVIRLQGDRNGQLDVLVGKRWDAVIDDSATNPAWVALSTALLKDAAGAYLFTSSTGVYYPYLTRGLSERDPIHYELEDANDPSEKFGVAKAQCEKQTMTVFGDRGIVVRPTYIVGPGDTTDRFPYWPVRLARGGEVLAPGRADDPMQIIDVRDLAVFMVHLLETGQRGIYNVAGPVQPLTARQFYEQAAHALDAKVTYTFVDDYDFLTAHKIDEAIPWALLKGKDFGMMSIRNDKAIAAGLTIRPLAATLRDTLAWWPSTPQARRDKPHFAISPEQEAEALADWHVRRG, translated from the coding sequence ATGACCGACATGCCGAATCGTCGCGACTTCATTCGCGCCGGCGCGAGCGGAATGCTCGCTATCGCGGGAATGCGGTGGCCCGACATCGCTCCGAAACCGCTCGACATCCTCATCCTCGGCGGCACGGGGTTCATCGGACCACACCTCGTACGGCACGCGGTCGCGCGCGGACATCGCATCACGATCTTCACGCGCGGCCGGCACGATGCCGATCTGCCGGATACCGTGATCCGCCTGCAGGGCGATCGAAACGGCCAGCTCGATGTACTCGTGGGCAAGCGCTGGGACGCCGTGATCGACGACTCGGCGACGAATCCCGCGTGGGTCGCGCTGTCGACCGCGCTGTTGAAGGATGCGGCGGGCGCGTATCTGTTCACGTCGTCAACGGGCGTGTACTACCCGTATCTCACGCGCGGTCTGAGCGAGCGCGATCCGATCCACTACGAGCTCGAGGACGCGAACGATCCGTCCGAGAAATTCGGTGTCGCCAAGGCGCAGTGTGAGAAGCAGACGATGACCGTGTTCGGCGATCGCGGGATCGTGGTGCGGCCGACGTACATCGTCGGCCCCGGTGACACGACGGACCGGTTTCCGTATTGGCCGGTTCGCCTGGCGCGCGGCGGCGAAGTGTTGGCGCCGGGCCGCGCGGACGATCCGATGCAGATCATCGACGTGCGCGATCTCGCCGTGTTCATGGTGCATCTGCTGGAAACAGGGCAGCGGGGGATCTACAACGTCGCCGGTCCGGTGCAGCCGCTCACCGCACGCCAATTCTACGAGCAGGCCGCCCACGCCCTCGACGCGAAGGTGACGTACACCTTCGTCGATGATTATGATTTTCTAACAGCGCACAAGATCGACGAAGCCATCCCGTGGGCGCTGCTCAAAGGCAAGGACTTCGGCATGATGTCGATCCGCAACGACAAGGCGATCGCAGCGGGACTGACTATCCGCCCGCTGGCGGCCACGCTGCGCGACACACTCGCCTGGTGGCCATCGACGCCGCAGGCGCGGCGCGACAAGCCGCACTTCGCGATTTCGCCCGAGCAGGAAGCTGAGGCGCTCGCGGACTGGCACGTCCGCCGCGGCTAA
- a CDS encoding RNA polymerase sigma-70 factor, translating into MEERELLSRLKTGDQDAFDAIFRAHYPSLVGFAQGLLHDRATAEDVAQEVMLELWRRRAEVAIQESLRAYLLRATRNRALNQLRHANVQRRAEPHIKGQEAVSPTGASEIVASELQTAITAAIAELPPGCREVFSMSRGQGLRYAEIASTLGISVKTVESQMGKALRHLRTRLAAWLPEAEVL; encoded by the coding sequence ATGGAAGAACGTGAGCTGCTGAGCCGCCTGAAGACGGGCGATCAGGACGCGTTCGATGCGATCTTCCGGGCGCACTATCCGTCGCTCGTCGGATTTGCGCAGGGGTTGCTGCACGATCGCGCGACGGCCGAAGATGTGGCGCAGGAAGTCATGCTCGAGCTGTGGCGCCGCCGCGCCGAGGTCGCGATTCAGGAATCGCTGCGTGCGTATCTCCTTCGCGCCACGCGCAACCGCGCGCTGAATCAATTGCGTCACGCCAACGTGCAGCGCCGCGCCGAGCCGCACATCAAGGGACAGGAAGCGGTATCGCCTACCGGCGCGTCGGAGATCGTCGCGAGCGAATTACAAACGGCGATCACGGCCGCCATTGCTGAATTGCCGCCGGGTTGCCGTGAAGTTTTCTCAATGAGCCGCGGACAAGGGCTTCGGTATGCCGAGATCGCGAGCACGCTCGGCATCTCTGTAAAAACTGTGGAGTCGCAGATGGGCAAGGCCCTTCGACATCTGCGCACACGGTTGGCCGCGTGGCTGCCGGAAGCGGAAGTGCTGTGA
- a CDS encoding TonB-dependent receptor, giving the protein MGSALLALVGARASPAQSHVCRSVHGDTIAAGRWAPPLDRIINLRVAQLSLRDALDRIAALAKLRVSYSAELLPLDRAVCISALGEPVGRVLSNVLDGTNVSAVGIGDDQVVLAARRDTAAHTTSPAMAASLGMLDRVVVTGSASATGGPARELSVDVNVIDGHQLARTNTNTIADALDMYVPGMWGWAQSPSSMISSYASIRGASSFGLSYPKIYIDGIEVANPLLISRFNPGTIDHIEVIRGPQGSALYGVDAISGVVNIVTRHDPATNDGYNASLRTTAGVTQSEFSRSVLTQDHSLSLATGSELRSLDLNVSGGSIGAFIPDGASQNLLATASAREVTAHSSLTGTARFFMEQAGTPDSPLVARPIPATPAQSLQSSDGRQSVSQYTIGGSATTSPNEHVTHSFVVGLDGYRLNNVQTNFTPVPSGADSALRAAEGGADRATIRASTVMRLNTTDQSNATMTLAIEHATLRAATVPNVVAPTAAMSQSGNSGEHHNLPPATGATARMDTGTTVSWQNSTGFVAQSNFAVRNTLFLTGGARLEHDSRLAGRDQFETLPMLGAAAVRDFGDVTIKLRTAYGKGIRPPTTLSRAQFWQTRYTATQEPLGPERQSGIEGGVDVYVRHALSFQATRFDQTASGLIQQVLVAGDASGDSHRVQYVAQNVGEISNTGWEFQATGNLSRLTVNGALSFVDSRVDKLAPGYSGDLVAGDRMLQVPARTLSFSALWTEHQWYASLTGARAYDWINYDEVALANAYVNDTRPVRDLVGPRLRQYWVRYNGGLRLRATASRDVRPGFALELSVDNLLNHQIGEPDNATVIPGRSIMSGVRLRF; this is encoded by the coding sequence GTGGGAAGCGCCCTGTTGGCGCTCGTCGGCGCGCGCGCCTCGCCGGCGCAGTCACACGTTTGTCGTTCGGTTCACGGCGATACGATCGCCGCCGGACGGTGGGCGCCCCCTCTCGATCGCATCATCAATTTGCGCGTCGCGCAGCTCTCCTTGCGTGACGCGCTCGATCGCATCGCAGCCCTGGCGAAGTTACGCGTTTCCTATAGCGCCGAGCTCCTGCCGCTCGACCGCGCGGTATGCATCTCCGCGCTCGGCGAGCCGGTCGGGCGCGTGCTCAGCAACGTGCTCGATGGAACGAACGTCTCGGCCGTTGGCATTGGCGACGATCAAGTCGTGCTCGCGGCGCGGCGCGATACGGCCGCGCACACGACGTCGCCCGCGATGGCAGCATCGCTCGGCATGCTCGATCGCGTTGTCGTCACCGGGAGCGCGAGCGCCACTGGCGGGCCGGCGCGCGAGTTGTCCGTCGACGTGAACGTGATCGACGGCCATCAACTCGCGAGAACGAACACCAACACCATCGCCGACGCGCTCGACATGTACGTCCCCGGCATGTGGGGATGGGCGCAATCGCCGTCGAGCATGATCAGCTCGTACGCCAGCATTCGGGGCGCGAGCTCGTTTGGACTGAGTTATCCGAAGATCTACATCGACGGTATCGAGGTCGCGAATCCGCTGCTGATCAGTCGCTTCAATCCGGGCACGATCGATCATATCGAAGTGATTCGCGGACCTCAGGGGTCGGCGCTCTATGGCGTGGATGCGATCAGCGGCGTCGTCAACATCGTGACGCGCCACGATCCGGCGACGAACGACGGCTACAACGCCAGCCTTCGCACCACCGCGGGCGTGACGCAGAGCGAATTTTCGCGCAGCGTGCTCACGCAGGATCATTCGCTGTCGCTGGCGACGGGAAGCGAGCTGCGCTCGCTCGACCTGAACGTCTCAGGCGGCAGCATTGGCGCGTTCATTCCCGACGGCGCGAGCCAGAATCTGCTGGCGACGGCGAGCGCGCGCGAAGTGACCGCGCACAGCAGCTTGACGGGCACCGCGCGTTTCTTCATGGAGCAGGCGGGGACGCCGGACAGTCCGCTCGTCGCGCGTCCGATTCCCGCGACGCCGGCGCAATCGCTTCAGTCGAGCGACGGCCGGCAGTCGGTGAGTCAATACACCATCGGCGGCTCGGCGACGACGTCGCCGAACGAGCACGTGACGCATTCGTTCGTCGTGGGGCTCGACGGCTATCGCCTGAACAACGTGCAGACGAATTTCACGCCCGTACCGAGCGGCGCGGACTCCGCGTTGCGTGCCGCCGAGGGCGGCGCGGATCGCGCGACGATTCGCGCGAGCACGGTCATGCGGTTGAACACGACGGATCAGTCGAACGCCACGATGACACTCGCGATCGAGCATGCGACGCTCCGCGCGGCGACGGTTCCGAACGTCGTCGCGCCGACCGCGGCGATGAGTCAGAGTGGAAACAGCGGCGAACATCACAACCTGCCGCCGGCCACCGGCGCCACCGCGCGGATGGACACCGGTACGACCGTCTCGTGGCAGAACAGCACCGGCTTCGTCGCGCAATCGAACTTCGCGGTGCGCAACACGTTGTTTCTCACCGGCGGCGCGCGACTCGAGCACGACAGCCGGCTGGCGGGGCGAGATCAGTTCGAGACGCTGCCGATGTTGGGCGCCGCCGCCGTGCGCGACTTTGGCGACGTGACGATCAAGCTGCGCACCGCGTACGGCAAAGGGATTCGACCCCCAACCACGCTCTCGCGCGCGCAGTTCTGGCAAACGCGCTACACGGCGACGCAGGAACCGCTCGGTCCCGAGCGGCAATCTGGCATCGAGGGCGGCGTGGACGTCTACGTTCGGCACGCGCTGTCGTTTCAGGCGACGCGCTTCGACCAGACGGCGTCGGGATTGATTCAACAGGTGCTCGTCGCGGGCGACGCGTCGGGAGACTCGCATCGCGTGCAGTACGTGGCGCAGAACGTCGGTGAGATCAGCAACACCGGGTGGGAATTTCAGGCGACGGGGAATCTCTCGCGTTTGACCGTCAACGGCGCGCTGAGCTTCGTGGACAGTCGCGTCGACAAGCTTGCGCCGGGCTATAGCGGCGACCTCGTGGCGGGCGATCGCATGCTGCAGGTTCCGGCGCGCACGTTGAGCTTCAGCGCGCTGTGGACGGAGCATCAGTGGTATGCGTCGCTCACCGGCGCCCGAGCGTATGACTGGATCAACTACGATGAAGTCGCGCTCGCGAACGCGTACGTGAACGACACACGACCGGTGCGCGACCTCGTCGGTCCCCGGCTGCGCCAGTATTGGGTGCGCTACAACGGCGGGCTGCGGCTGCGTGCGACGGCGTCGCGTGATGTGCGTCCGGGCTTCGCGCTCGAGCTGTCCGTTGACAATTTGCTCAATCACCAGATCGGCGAGCCGGACAACGCAACGGTGATTCCGGGGCGGTCGATCATGAGTGGGGTTCGGCTCCGCTTTTGA